A single genomic interval of Fundidesulfovibrio soli harbors:
- a CDS encoding DUF1287 domain-containing protein, which yields MAFEASLLNMLSNVEEEHPGQPPIGFGTPIGMADERNPGVMELLPVRPGEARPWPGDGAGSQEIGEILFDPRNILGGRAGQPAAGPLSGLWTQPGAGHWKVGGLMDRMVPNIAARQRMLGGNAPLFPALREGLVGVPGLDIFQGDSGRDEAAPEPETAGPLGWGDSSARYLSQDGEAGAEPSAGGSSGQPDWVAPVAQALPDPAAPAPQGTDAPGDAGAQAGIGDNRALWDKVKGFETYTPEERAKSRVDYAWKQLDQNPTAWEMTTDGLGRPHWKCNEFVGDAHAQGDPLGWQYPREESYGGLYTQAKRWWNGESGPAHYYPTVKNLADPNYRPDALEYIGNDKDVRPGDIVVWRGGENNRHHTGIAIDDEHVIAAGQKELGIVRREDMFPEVTPIIRRVK from the coding sequence ATGGCTTTCGAGGCGAGCTTGCTCAATATGCTCAGCAACGTGGAAGAGGAACATCCGGGGCAACCCCCGATCGGGTTTGGAACCCCTATCGGGATGGCCGACGAACGGAACCCCGGGGTCATGGAGCTACTGCCAGTCAGGCCGGGGGAGGCCAGGCCTTGGCCTGGGGATGGCGCAGGGAGCCAAGAGATCGGGGAAATCCTGTTCGATCCTCGCAACATTCTGGGCGGGCGGGCCGGACAACCCGCCGCCGGGCCGCTCAGCGGCCTCTGGACTCAACCCGGGGCGGGCCACTGGAAAGTGGGCGGCCTCATGGACCGGATGGTGCCGAACATCGCCGCGCGGCAACGGATGCTCGGGGGCAACGCCCCGCTGTTCCCGGCCCTGCGCGAAGGGCTCGTCGGGGTGCCCGGGCTGGATATCTTCCAAGGGGATTCCGGGCGGGACGAAGCCGCACCGGAGCCCGAAACCGCCGGTCCACTGGGGTGGGGTGATTCGTCGGCTCGGTACCTGTCGCAGGATGGCGAGGCCGGGGCGGAACCGTCTGCTGGGGGCTCCTCGGGCCAGCCCGACTGGGTTGCGCCCGTTGCTCAGGCTCTGCCCGACCCCGCCGCACCCGCGCCCCAGGGAACGGATGCGCCCGGCGACGCCGGGGCCCAGGCCGGCATTGGGGATAACCGAGCCCTGTGGGACAAGGTGAAGGGGTTCGAGACGTATACGCCCGAGGAGCGGGCCAAAAGCCGGGTGGATTACGCTTGGAAGCAATTAGACCAGAACCCGACTGCGTGGGAAATGACCACAGATGGTCTGGGCAGACCTCATTGGAAATGCAACGAGTTCGTGGGGGACGCGCACGCTCAAGGGGACCCGTTAGGCTGGCAGTACCCCAGAGAAGAAAGCTACGGGGGATTATACACCCAGGCCAAGCGCTGGTGGAACGGAGAGAGCGGCCCGGCGCACTACTACCCCACTGTGAAAAACCTGGCAGACCCGAACTATCGGCCAGACGCACTGGAGTACATTGGGAACGACAAGGATGTCCGGCCGGGCGATATCGTTGTCTGGCGTGGAGGGGAAAACAATAGGCACCACACAGGCATCGCCATCGACGACGAGCATGTGATTGCCGCCGGGCAAAAGGAGCTTGGCATCGTTCGCCGGGAGGACATGTTCCCGGAGGTGACGCCTATCATCCGGCGCGTGAAGTAA
- a CDS encoding response regulator — MEAKKVLVVDDEKHIRMLYQEELESDGYVVATSDGEEPILAVLEREKPAVVVLDIKLGPTRSGLDLLQEIRGKDQLIPVILSTAYDSFQHDLKSIAADYYVVKSVDLTELKSKVSQAMAKANATVVA, encoded by the coding sequence ATGGAAGCCAAGAAGGTTCTCGTCGTGGACGACGAAAAGCATATACGCATGCTCTACCAGGAGGAACTGGAGAGCGACGGATACGTCGTGGCCACATCCGACGGGGAGGAGCCCATCCTCGCCGTTCTGGAACGGGAAAAGCCGGCCGTGGTCGTGCTGGACATCAAGCTCGGGCCCACGCGCTCCGGGCTGGACCTCCTGCAGGAGATCCGCGGCAAGGACCAGCTCATCCCCGTGATCCTCTCCACGGCGTACGACTCCTTCCAGCACGACCTCAAGTCCATCGCGGCCGACTACTACGTGGTCAAGTCGGTGGACCTCACCGAACTCAAGTCCAAGGTTTCGCAGGCCATGGCCAAGGCCAATGCAACCGTGGTGGCCTGA
- a CDS encoding site-2 protease family protein: protein MFPDVGQFLLKLAIFAPPMLMAVTFHEVSHGVAAAALGDPTARLAGRLTLNPLKHLDPVGLLVFVITQMIGWAKPVPVDSRYFRNPRTGMMIVSVAGPAANFLLAGVSALALGGLEAAFHAWRDPFWQANLLTPLLYMCVASVQVNLSLGVFNLLPIPPLDGGHILLGLLPKRIAYELALRERWGFVIVLLLAMSGVLGRILSPVVSYLYNLLI, encoded by the coding sequence ATGTTTCCAGACGTGGGCCAATTCCTTCTCAAATTGGCCATCTTCGCCCCCCCCATGCTCATGGCCGTCACCTTTCACGAGGTCTCGCACGGGGTTGCGGCCGCCGCCTTGGGCGACCCCACGGCCAGGCTCGCGGGCAGGTTGACGCTCAATCCGCTCAAGCACCTGGACCCTGTGGGCCTGCTCGTCTTCGTCATCACCCAGATGATCGGCTGGGCCAAGCCCGTGCCCGTGGACTCCCGCTATTTCCGCAACCCGCGCACCGGCATGATGATCGTCTCCGTGGCGGGGCCCGCGGCGAATTTCCTGCTGGCCGGGGTCTCGGCGCTGGCCTTGGGCGGGCTGGAGGCGGCCTTCCACGCCTGGCGCGACCCGTTCTGGCAGGCCAACCTGCTCACGCCGCTGCTCTACATGTGCGTGGCCAGCGTGCAGGTGAACCTGTCGCTTGGCGTGTTCAACCTGCTGCCCATCCCGCCCCTGGACGGCGGACACATCCTGCTGGGCCTGCTGCCTAAGCGCATAGCCTACGAGCTGGCCCTGCGCGAGCGCTGGGGCTTCGTCATCGTACTCCTGCTGGCCATGAGCGGGGTGCTCGGGCGCATACTTTCCCCCGTGGTGTCGTACCTCTACAACCTTCTGATCTGA
- the trpS gene encoding tryptophan--tRNA ligase, with the protein MTVNKRIVSGMRPTGPLHLGHYFGVLDSWVELAKDHECFFFVADWHALTTEYAEPQKVKGFVPSLVTDWVAAGLDPAKVVMFQQSQVKEHAELHLLLSMITPVGWLERNPTYKDVRDQLDGTKDLSTYGFLGYPVLMASDILIYKPTRVPVGHDQLPHLELTREIARRANHLWGEIFPEPEAKLTKASKLPGLDGRKMSKSYGNAIALGEDLAGVRKRITPMLTCVKRARLKDPGEPGECNLYPYHLLFTDPQKCEEIAVSCREASIGCGDCKKIMADNLCAFLEPFQQRRAELDKNPDLAWDILRDGNERARVAARATIEELREKLNFNF; encoded by the coding sequence ATGACCGTCAACAAACGCATCGTATCCGGCATGCGCCCCACCGGGCCGCTGCACCTTGGGCATTACTTCGGCGTCCTGGACAGCTGGGTCGAGCTGGCCAAGGACCACGAGTGCTTCTTCTTCGTGGCCGACTGGCACGCCCTGACCACCGAGTACGCCGAACCCCAGAAGGTCAAAGGCTTCGTGCCCAGCCTGGTCACGGACTGGGTGGCCGCCGGGCTGGACCCCGCCAAGGTGGTCATGTTCCAGCAGTCCCAGGTGAAGGAGCACGCCGAGCTGCACCTGCTGCTCTCCATGATCACCCCGGTGGGCTGGCTGGAGCGCAACCCCACCTACAAGGACGTGCGCGACCAGCTCGACGGCACCAAGGACCTCTCCACCTACGGCTTCCTGGGCTACCCGGTGCTCATGGCCTCCGACATCCTGATCTACAAGCCCACCCGGGTGCCTGTCGGCCACGACCAGCTGCCCCACCTGGAGCTGACCCGCGAGATCGCCCGGCGCGCCAACCACCTCTGGGGCGAAATCTTCCCCGAGCCCGAGGCCAAGCTGACCAAGGCCTCCAAGCTCCCCGGGCTGGACGGGCGCAAGATGTCCAAGAGCTACGGCAACGCCATCGCCCTGGGCGAGGACCTGGCCGGGGTGCGCAAGCGCATCACCCCCATGCTCACCTGTGTGAAGCGCGCCCGCCTCAAGGACCCCGGCGAGCCGGGCGAATGCAACCTCTACCCCTACCACCTGCTCTTCACCGACCCGCAGAAGTGCGAGGAGATCGCCGTGAGCTGCCGCGAGGCCAGCATCGGCTGCGGCGATTGCAAGAAGATCATGGCGGACAACCTCTGCGCCTTCCTGGAGCCCTTCCAGCAGCGTCGCGCCGAGCTGGACAAGAACCCCGACCTGGCCTGGGACATCCTGCGCGACGGCAACGAGCGCGCCCGCGTGGCCGCCCGCGCCACCATCGAGGAGCTGCGCGAGAAGCTGAACTTCAACTTCTAA
- a CDS encoding FAD-binding and (Fe-S)-binding domain-containing protein: MPEKQPHISIPLSRLVPRVLGVGEREFGTWPEDIQEVAVSLASELFLVRYNPFIDPADVRESVEKRLEQAQTMLTPEYFRLLSAAIKTFWKEFDADEQFRADLKSRVSEFMDDRAILDGPHNLVECSTDATDLRMQLPLMVLAPDRTEHVQRIMELAGEMGFAVIPRGGGSGCTGGAVPSRLRTVVLSLTRLKQVLSVDPDARTLCVEAGVITLQAIQAASQKGLLLTVDPASKASSSIGGNISENAGGPYAFEYGTTLDNLLSYKMVTPDARVVEIRRVDHPRHKILPTETARFEIVDQRGKVLDTVELDGAEIRGPGLGKDVSNKYLGGLPGMQKEGVDGVITEACFICYEKLRHSKVLVLEFYGRSMHNAMLTIQGVVALRDRIRQEGDLVKISALEEFNAKYVKAIEYSKKSTQYEGDPISVLTLQLDGNDLPALEKAVEEIVAIANRHEGVDAFVARDEKEAEVFWEDRHKLSAIAKRTSGFKINEDVVIPLDVIPEFADFLEELNLLYLAKSYRKALQEATRLPGFPDSDEFISMEMQFAAEILRGIRTKDELNDQELEVQSYYFFTDLKTRYPKLYNEIEAIYQDMLARRIIVANHMHAGDGNCHVNLPVNSNDPEMLAQAHEAADKVFEKVMELGGAVSGEHGIGITKIAFLPEDKIVALRAYKQKVDPKNILNPGKLVTRELDVEPYTFSFNRLIRDIKKTALPDKDKLINLLTNVQVCTRCGKCKQVCPMYHPESGLIYHPRNKNISLGAIIEAIYYSQVHHGRPSSKLLDSLRKMTERCTTCGKCTGACPVKIKTAGAILDMRAFIEEKGAGGHPIKSKVLHFVAENPEDRAPRMAKAAAWGQAVGNHLVGLLPGPWRSRINTPLLHGSGPVTGFKNLADALHLEKGGIFIPEKPMGEAVFYFPGCGAALFWRTIGMASVHLLLRAGVSVIIPERHMCCGYPLLSSGYQDAYRKNRARNIEGIGELFVKAANEGVAPQAVLTACGTCRETLTDYDIEVIAGGKIPHFDVVQYLMERIPERSDTRFAVPSRLIYHAACHAEWQGVPLAKAPEIYRQALATLTGAKVDISPGCCAESGLGAMTSPDIYNRIRQRKQEQLSKDLGNAPSESQPIVVGCPSCKIGIKRCLLRMGRKQSVYHALEYLAAVVDGPKWKRMFRKALTQAKVEGRKRVLAFAGIADNR; this comes from the coding sequence ATGCCAGAAAAGCAGCCACATATATCGATCCCGCTCAGCCGTTTGGTTCCCAGAGTCCTGGGCGTCGGCGAACGCGAATTCGGCACTTGGCCCGAGGACATCCAGGAGGTCGCGGTCTCGCTGGCCAGCGAACTCTTCCTGGTGCGCTACAACCCCTTCATCGACCCGGCCGACGTGCGCGAATCCGTGGAGAAGCGTCTCGAACAGGCGCAGACCATGCTCACGCCCGAGTATTTCCGCCTGCTCTCCGCGGCCATCAAGACCTTCTGGAAGGAGTTCGACGCGGACGAGCAGTTCCGGGCCGACCTCAAGAGCCGCGTCTCCGAGTTCATGGATGACCGGGCCATCCTGGACGGGCCGCACAACCTGGTGGAGTGCTCCACCGACGCCACGGACCTGCGCATGCAGCTTCCGCTCATGGTGCTGGCCCCCGACAGGACCGAGCACGTCCAGCGCATCATGGAGCTCGCGGGCGAGATGGGCTTCGCCGTGATCCCGCGCGGGGGCGGCTCGGGCTGCACCGGCGGCGCGGTGCCCTCCCGGCTGCGCACGGTGGTGCTCTCGCTGACCCGGCTCAAGCAGGTGCTCTCGGTCGATCCCGACGCCCGCACCCTGTGCGTGGAGGCGGGCGTGATCACCCTGCAGGCCATCCAGGCCGCCTCGCAGAAGGGCCTGCTGCTCACGGTGGACCCGGCCTCCAAGGCCTCGTCCTCCATCGGCGGCAACATCTCCGAGAACGCGGGCGGCCCCTACGCCTTCGAATACGGCACCACGCTCGACAACCTGCTCTCCTACAAGATGGTCACGCCCGACGCCCGCGTGGTGGAGATCAGGCGCGTGGACCACCCACGCCACAAGATCCTGCCCACCGAGACGGCGCGCTTCGAGATCGTGGACCAGCGCGGCAAGGTGCTGGACACCGTTGAGCTCGACGGCGCGGAGATTCGCGGCCCGGGCCTGGGCAAGGACGTCTCCAACAAGTACCTGGGCGGCCTGCCGGGAATGCAGAAGGAGGGCGTGGACGGCGTCATCACCGAGGCCTGCTTCATCTGCTACGAGAAGCTCAGGCACTCCAAGGTGCTGGTGCTGGAGTTCTACGGCCGCTCCATGCACAACGCCATGCTGACCATCCAGGGCGTGGTGGCCTTGCGCGACCGCATCCGCCAGGAAGGCGACCTGGTGAAGATCTCCGCCCTGGAGGAGTTCAACGCCAAGTACGTCAAGGCCATCGAATACTCCAAGAAGTCCACCCAGTACGAGGGCGACCCCATCAGCGTGCTCACGCTCCAGCTCGACGGCAACGACCTGCCCGCGCTGGAGAAGGCCGTGGAGGAGATCGTGGCCATCGCCAACCGGCACGAGGGCGTGGACGCCTTCGTGGCCCGCGACGAGAAGGAGGCCGAGGTCTTCTGGGAGGACCGCCACAAGCTCTCCGCCATCGCCAAGCGGACCTCCGGCTTCAAGATCAACGAGGACGTGGTCATCCCCCTGGACGTGATCCCCGAGTTCGCGGACTTCCTGGAGGAGCTGAACCTGCTCTACCTGGCCAAGAGCTACCGCAAGGCCCTGCAGGAGGCCACCCGCCTGCCCGGCTTCCCGGACTCGGACGAGTTCATCTCCATGGAGATGCAGTTCGCGGCCGAGATCCTGCGCGGCATCCGCACCAAGGACGAGCTCAACGACCAGGAGCTCGAGGTCCAGAGCTACTACTTCTTCACGGACCTGAAGACCCGCTACCCCAAGCTCTACAACGAGATCGAGGCCATCTACCAGGACATGCTGGCCCGGCGCATCATCGTGGCCAACCACATGCACGCCGGCGACGGCAACTGCCACGTGAACCTGCCCGTGAACTCCAACGACCCCGAGATGCTGGCCCAGGCCCACGAGGCCGCGGACAAGGTGTTCGAAAAGGTCATGGAGCTCGGCGGCGCGGTCTCGGGCGAGCACGGCATCGGCATCACCAAGATCGCCTTCCTGCCCGAGGACAAGATCGTGGCCCTGCGGGCCTACAAGCAGAAGGTGGACCCCAAGAACATCCTCAACCCGGGCAAGCTCGTCACCCGCGAGCTGGACGTTGAGCCCTACACCTTCTCCTTCAACCGGCTCATCCGCGACATCAAGAAGACCGCCCTGCCGGACAAGGACAAGCTCATCAACCTGCTCACCAACGTGCAGGTCTGCACCCGCTGCGGCAAGTGCAAGCAGGTCTGCCCCATGTACCACCCTGAGAGCGGGCTGATCTACCATCCGCGCAACAAGAACATCAGCCTGGGCGCCATCATCGAGGCCATCTACTACTCCCAGGTGCACCACGGCAGGCCCAGCAGCAAGCTCTTGGACAGCCTGCGCAAGATGACCGAGCGCTGCACCACCTGCGGCAAGTGCACCGGGGCCTGCCCGGTGAAGATCAAGACCGCCGGGGCCATCCTGGATATGCGCGCCTTCATCGAGGAGAAGGGCGCGGGCGGCCACCCGATCAAGTCCAAGGTGCTGCACTTCGTGGCCGAGAATCCCGAGGATCGCGCGCCGAGGATGGCCAAGGCCGCCGCCTGGGGCCAGGCCGTGGGCAACCACCTGGTGGGCCTGCTGCCCGGGCCGTGGCGCAGCCGCATCAACACGCCGCTCTTGCACGGCTCCGGCCCGGTGACGGGCTTCAAGAACCTGGCCGACGCCCTGCACCTGGAGAAGGGGGGCATCTTCATCCCCGAGAAGCCCATGGGCGAGGCAGTGTTCTACTTCCCCGGCTGCGGCGCGGCGCTGTTCTGGCGCACCATCGGCATGGCCTCCGTGCATCTGCTGCTGCGCGCCGGGGTGAGCGTGATCATCCCCGAGCGGCACATGTGCTGCGGCTACCCGCTGCTGTCCTCCGGCTACCAGGACGCCTACCGGAAGAACCGCGCCCGCAACATCGAGGGCATCGGCGAGCTGTTCGTCAAGGCCGCCAACGAGGGCGTGGCGCCCCAGGCCGTGCTCACCGCCTGCGGCACCTGCCGAGAGACCCTGACGGACTACGACATCGAGGTCATCGCCGGGGGCAAGATCCCGCACTTCGACGTGGTGCAGTACCTCATGGAGCGCATCCCCGAGCGCAGCGACACCCGCTTCGCCGTACCCTCGCGCCTGATCTACCACGCGGCCTGCCACGCCGAGTGGCAGGGCGTGCCCCTGGCCAAGGCCCCCGAGATCTACCGCCAGGCCCTGGCCACGCTCACGGGCGCCAAGGTGGACATCTCGCCCGGCTGCTGCGCCGAATCGGGCCTGGGCGCCATGACCAGCCCGGACATCTACAACCGCATCCGCCAGCGCAAGCAGGAGCAGCTCAGCAAGGACCTGGGCAACGCGCCGAGCGAATCCCAGCCCATCGTGGTGGGCTGCCCCTCCTGCAAGATCGGCATCAAGCGCTGCCTCCTGCGCATGGGCCGCAAGCAGAGCGTGTACCACGCCCTGGAGTACCTGGCCGCCGTGGTGGACGGGCCCAAGTGGAAGCGCATGTTCCGCAAGGCCCTGACCCAGGCCAAGGTGGAAGGGCGCAAGCGCGTGCTGGCCTTTGCGGGGATCGCGGACAACCGCTGA
- a CDS encoding cation-efflux pump, with protein sequence MNAPISEADREKHAAATSSIVAALFLTGMKIAVGLLTNSLGILSEAAHSGLDLLAAGVTWYAVRQSSRPADRKHPYGHGKVENLSALVETLLLFLTCVYIVREALLRLFGAPEAVEVTWWSFGVMAVSIVIDVTRSRMLKAVAEKHNSQALEADALHFSTDVWSSAVVIFGLGCVWAGRLLPEGSPVRALLERADAVAALGVCAIVVWVSIQLGRQAVDVLLDGGSESLTDQIRAAVLEIAGVRGAGQVRARLSGPSAFVDLTLDISRQTSFEEAHRIGARVEDAVKQVVPGADVLVRLTPVASEETDLFELVRGVAASKGMGVHGLRAHQTPLGTHLEMHVEVPDDLSLHRAHELVTELEAAVHARIPGLTIASHIEPVGGSDLRTDAEADQSEHIREKVERLVADTHGVSDCHGVAVHKVGGTYSVSFHCRMAPEASISQAHEMTARLENMVRAEVEGIGRVIIHVEPEDEKDVVID encoded by the coding sequence ATGAACGCCCCAATAAGCGAGGCCGACCGCGAGAAGCACGCGGCGGCCACCTCCTCCATCGTGGCGGCGCTGTTCCTCACGGGCATGAAGATCGCCGTGGGGCTGCTCACCAACTCCCTGGGCATCCTCTCCGAAGCGGCGCACTCCGGGTTGGACCTGCTGGCGGCCGGGGTCACCTGGTACGCGGTGCGCCAGTCGAGCCGCCCGGCGGACCGCAAGCACCCCTACGGCCACGGCAAGGTCGAGAACCTCTCCGCCCTGGTGGAGACGCTCCTGCTGTTCTTGACCTGCGTCTACATCGTGCGGGAGGCCCTGCTGCGGCTCTTCGGCGCGCCCGAGGCGGTGGAGGTCACCTGGTGGAGCTTCGGGGTCATGGCCGTGTCCATCGTCATCGACGTCACCCGCTCGCGCATGCTCAAGGCCGTGGCCGAGAAGCACAACAGCCAGGCCCTGGAGGCCGACGCCCTGCACTTCTCCACGGACGTGTGGTCCTCCGCGGTGGTCATCTTCGGGCTGGGCTGCGTCTGGGCCGGCCGGCTGCTGCCCGAGGGCTCGCCCGTGCGCGCCCTGCTGGAGCGCGCCGACGCCGTGGCCGCCCTTGGCGTATGCGCCATTGTGGTCTGGGTCAGCATCCAACTCGGGCGGCAGGCCGTGGACGTGCTGCTGGACGGCGGCTCCGAGAGCCTCACCGACCAGATCCGCGCCGCCGTGCTGGAGATCGCCGGGGTGCGCGGGGCCGGGCAGGTGCGGGCACGGCTCTCCGGCCCGTCGGCCTTTGTGGACCTCACCCTGGACATCTCCCGCCAGACCAGCTTCGAGGAGGCCCACCGCATCGGCGCACGCGTGGAGGACGCCGTGAAGCAGGTGGTGCCCGGCGCGGACGTGCTGGTGCGCCTGACCCCGGTGGCCAGCGAGGAGACGGACCTCTTCGAACTGGTGCGCGGAGTGGCCGCCTCAAAGGGCATGGGCGTGCATGGGCTGCGCGCCCACCAGACGCCCTTGGGCACGCACCTGGAGATGCACGTGGAGGTGCCCGACGACCTCAGCCTGCACCGCGCCCACGAGCTGGTCACCGAACTGGAGGCCGCCGTGCATGCGCGCATCCCCGGGCTGACCATCGCCAGCCACATCGAGCCCGTGGGCGGCAGCGACCTGCGCACCGACGCCGAGGCGGACCAGTCGGAACACATCCGGGAGAAGGTGGAGCGCCTGGTGGCCGATACGCACGGCGTCAGCGACTGCCACGGCGTGGCCGTGCACAAGGTGGGGGGCACCTATTCGGTGAGCTTCCATTGCCGCATGGCCCCGGAAGCTTCCATAAGCCAGGCCCACGAAATGACCGCCCGGCTGGAGAATATGGTGCGCGCGGAGGTGGAGGGGATAGGGCGCGTGATCATCCACGTTGAGCCGGAGGACGAAAAGGACGTGGTGATCGACTAG
- the ruvX gene encoding Holliday junction resolvase RuvX, whose translation MRTLGVDYGLKRVGLAVTDPNGSMAFPLETIQREGRDELFARLVSLVERECVERVVVGWPAPAEGRDSLTARQTVNFARSLARRVAVPVLLMDETLSSESAMDDLRQAGVKPSKRKAVLDQRAAVLILESFLAAPECARSAQEV comes from the coding sequence ATGCGCACCCTCGGCGTCGATTACGGGCTCAAACGCGTGGGCCTGGCCGTCACCGATCCGAACGGTTCCATGGCCTTCCCGCTGGAGACCATCCAGCGGGAGGGCCGTGACGAGCTGTTCGCCCGGCTGGTCTCCCTCGTGGAGCGCGAATGCGTCGAGCGGGTGGTGGTGGGCTGGCCCGCGCCCGCGGAGGGCCGCGACAGCCTGACCGCCCGCCAGACAGTGAACTTCGCCCGCAGCCTGGCCCGTCGCGTGGCCGTGCCCGTGCTGCTCATGGACGAGACGCTCTCCAGCGAGTCCGCCATGGACGACCTGCGCCAGGCCGGGGTGAAGCCCTCCAAGCGCAAGGCCGTGCTGGACCAGCGCGCCGCCGTGCTGATCCTGGAATCCTTCCTGGCCGCGCCCGAGTGCGCGCGCTCCGCCCAAGAGGTCTGA
- the mltG gene encoding endolytic transglycosylase MltG yields MLKRILAVLALFVLAAAGFVAWQGHRFLTTQPETPGRDVRVQIEQGMGFEQIAGMLHKEGVVTDPFAFKLLARYSGQDVRLKAGEYQLNTGLTPQKVLDLLVSGQAILYKVSVPEGLTLRQIARLVEQAGMGSAESFVKLARDPEILAKYGVPAQSAEGFLFPETYRFTRKPGSDPRQVVEAMLGQFQKTLPKVWPQGAPDGKALFDAVTLASIVEKETGQSGERGKIAGVFANRLAKKMLLQTDPTIIYGLGEKFDGNLKRAHLDDPKNLYNTYQHPGLPPGPICNPGMEALKAAASPEAHDYLYFVSKNDGSHQFSKTLDEHNSAVAKFQLKRGK; encoded by the coding sequence ATGCTCAAGCGCATCCTGGCCGTACTTGCGCTGTTCGTCCTTGCCGCCGCCGGTTTCGTGGCCTGGCAGGGCCACCGCTTCCTGACCACCCAGCCCGAGACGCCGGGCCGCGACGTGCGCGTGCAGATCGAGCAGGGCATGGGCTTCGAGCAGATCGCGGGCATGCTGCACAAGGAGGGCGTGGTCACGGACCCGTTCGCCTTCAAGCTGCTGGCGCGCTATTCCGGGCAGGACGTGCGGCTCAAGGCCGGCGAGTACCAGCTGAACACCGGGCTCACGCCCCAGAAGGTGCTGGACCTGCTGGTGAGCGGGCAGGCCATCCTCTACAAGGTGTCCGTGCCCGAAGGGCTGACCCTGCGCCAGATCGCCCGGCTGGTGGAGCAGGCGGGCATGGGCTCGGCAGAGAGCTTCGTGAAGCTCGCGCGCGATCCTGAGATTCTGGCCAAATACGGAGTGCCCGCCCAGAGCGCTGAGGGCTTCCTGTTCCCGGAGACGTACCGCTTCACGCGCAAGCCCGGCAGCGACCCGCGCCAGGTGGTGGAGGCCATGCTGGGCCAGTTCCAGAAGACCCTGCCCAAGGTCTGGCCCCAGGGCGCTCCTGACGGGAAAGCCTTGTTCGACGCAGTGACCCTGGCCTCGATAGTGGAGAAGGAGACGGGGCAAAGCGGCGAGCGCGGCAAGATAGCCGGGGTGTTCGCCAACCGCCTGGCCAAGAAGATGCTTCTGCAGACCGACCCGACCATCATCTACGGCCTGGGGGAGAAGTTCGACGGCAACCTGAAGCGCGCCCACCTGGACGACCCCAAGAACCTGTACAATACCTACCAGCACCCCGGCCTTCCGCCCGGACCCATCTGCAACCCGGGGATGGAGGCGCTCAAGGCGGCGGCCAGCCCCGAGGCGCACGACTACCTGTATTTCGTCTCCAAGAACGACGGCTCGCACCAGTTCTCCAAGACGCTGGACGAACACAACTCGGCCGTGGCCAAGTTCCAGCTCAAGCGGGGGAAGTAG
- a CDS encoding AraC family transcriptional regulator, whose protein sequence is MNDTARTYRRAILAVLAHIQSDLDAPLSLDVLAGVAGFSPFHFHRIFLGLTGETVGAHIRRLRLTRAAHRLEFGSVSVTEIALEAGYEAPEAFTRAFKAQYGEAPSRFREFSRERRKERVGQFFPFPEDFIRQQTGGETMDVSIIRKEPQRVACIRAVGPYMDSSRQAWERMVAWAGPRGLFGPQTRFIGVGHDDPGATAPELLRYDACVSVGPEVEGDDEAFVTELPGGEYATVVHKGPYEGLEKTYMWLYGVWLPQSGRVSAGRPGYEVYLNTPERTPPEELLTEINVPLEPK, encoded by the coding sequence ATGAACGATACGGCGCGCACCTACCGCCGGGCCATCCTCGCGGTGCTGGCCCACATCCAGAGCGACCTGGACGCCCCGCTGAGCCTGGACGTGCTGGCGGGCGTGGCGGGCTTCTCGCCCTTCCATTTCCATAGAATCTTTCTGGGCCTAACCGGGGAGACGGTGGGCGCGCACATCCGCCGCCTGCGCCTGACCCGCGCCGCCCACAGGCTGGAATTCGGGTCCGTCAGCGTGACCGAGATCGCCCTGGAGGCCGGATACGAAGCCCCGGAGGCCTTCACCCGGGCCTTCAAGGCCCAGTACGGCGAGGCCCCCAGCCGCTTCCGGGAGTTCTCCCGCGAGCGCCGCAAGGAGCGCGTCGGGCAGTTCTTTCCCTTTCCCGAGGATTTCATCCGCCAACAGACAGGAGGCGAGACAATGGACGTGAGCATCATCCGCAAGGAGCCCCAGCGTGTGGCCTGCATCCGCGCCGTGGGGCCGTACATGGATTCCTCGCGGCAGGCCTGGGAGCGCATGGTGGCCTGGGCCGGGCCGCGCGGGCTGTTCGGGCCGCAGACGCGCTTCATCGGCGTGGGGCACGACGACCCCGGGGCAACCGCCCCGGAGCTGCTGCGCTACGACGCTTGCGTCAGCGTGGGGCCGGAGGTGGAGGGCGACGACGAAGCCTTCGTCACGGAGCTGCCCGGCGGGGAGTACGCCACGGTGGTGCACAAGGGGCCATACGAGGGGCTGGAGAAGACCTACATGTGGTTGTACGGGGTGTGGCTGCCGCAGTCCGGCCGGGTGAGCGCGGGCAGGCCCGGCTACGAGGTGTACCTGAACACCCCGGAACGGACGCCGCCCGAGGAGCTGCTGACCGAGATCAACGTCCCGCTGGAGCCGAAATAG